One Flexistipes sp. DNA segment encodes these proteins:
- a CDS encoding molybdopterin-dependent oxidoreductase, which translates to MSTRDKLLNESSVSRRSFLKGMTAIGATAAIYGCGASGEGGQTYMEEAEESRPNAPEIGGAVVAGAAPHNCGGRCVTKAYVENGVIKRFVTDETPDKNLIDGNGEDSPQLRACVRCRSNRQRFYRSDRILTPLKQTGNRGDVNGFVRISWDQAAREIANKLQQIKIAYGKEALYNHYASGDGNSIGGASSSSGRLLNTCLGGYMTYRNDYSWPSLEHTSWFFFGQNFYFPPGKSRQDAFNSDALVVWSGNYAESIWGTNSNWYMQQLSEMGKDVIVVDSRYSMTASTQATKYIAPVPGTDAAVAAAIMYELITQTWDENGVKVGNKLDEEFILRYTHGFFDDHAYDSYLSIPKTFHNDVDRTKYIVPDGSSMSAMVMGSDDRLVKAGLNGATSVYPDKIGYNNYNPQDPSDPLKAALVPIYGSEPKTPEWAADISGVPVSEIKKLANIFATKKVTLWLGGGFQRQSEGEQGPLSCYALGAITKNFGVPGRHVGVYGDRKPLSFTLGMPGGTNSVALDLYDTTKLTAPNYTPFITRNTFPVFMWHDIAKYGGTGKSMWNDGQTKRIPTKMKAFMNFGGNCLVNQCGDYNVISEIIKDKNNIELIVNSDQFMTPSAKFSDYILPAATAFEKEGACDGWLAGDSLICMNKAVEPQGEAKPDYEIASLLADKMGMKNDFTEGKTVDDWRRESVVPILQKYNANMTYEEWKEKGIFSLDESYGITDPLKAFRSNPSSNPLMTPTGKFEIYSQAMVEDYEARGYGNDDNRITLNGSLHDGKQTGKFVYAIPMFIPILEGIFANGKHPDPQNLDSEYPLTLNGWHMMYRSHSTHNNNAYLNEVFKRSLKGKEAFLDYKNREVGNVWDDGVYEPVVINPADANTYKVSTGDRVVVANHRGSIYATAVISERVRKGIVAMGQGGWSNGDNAKGRPDIGGNINNLTKLRPSRICQGMTLGADTRVKIEKA; encoded by the coding sequence ATGAGCACAAGAGATAAGCTGCTTAACGAGTCAAGCGTAAGTCGTCGTAGTTTTCTGAAAGGAATGACTGCAATTGGAGCCACTGCTGCTATATATGGATGTGGGGCAAGCGGTGAAGGTGGTCAGACGTATATGGAGGAGGCTGAAGAATCAAGGCCAAATGCTCCGGAAATAGGTGGTGCAGTTGTTGCTGGTGCAGCACCTCACAATTGCGGCGGAAGATGTGTAACAAAAGCTTATGTAGAAAATGGGGTTATAAAAAGATTTGTTACAGACGAAACACCTGACAAAAACTTAATTGACGGAAATGGAGAAGATAGCCCTCAACTCAGAGCTTGTGTAAGATGTAGAAGTAACCGCCAGAGATTTTACAGAAGCGACAGAATCCTTACACCTCTTAAGCAGACAGGAAATAGAGGGGATGTTAATGGATTTGTAAGGATAAGTTGGGATCAGGCAGCGCGGGAAATAGCAAATAAGCTCCAGCAGATAAAAATTGCATATGGGAAAGAAGCTTTGTACAATCATTACGCTTCTGGTGATGGCAATTCCATTGGAGGCGCAAGCTCGTCTTCTGGTCGGCTTCTTAATACTTGTTTAGGCGGCTACATGACTTATAGGAACGACTATAGCTGGCCTTCACTAGAGCATACAAGCTGGTTTTTTTTCGGCCAGAATTTTTACTTTCCTCCTGGAAAGTCAAGGCAGGATGCTTTTAATAGCGATGCTCTTGTGGTGTGGAGTGGTAATTATGCAGAGAGTATATGGGGAACGAATAGCAATTGGTATATGCAACAACTTAGTGAAATGGGGAAAGATGTAATAGTTGTTGACAGTAGATACTCAATGACAGCTTCTACTCAGGCTACTAAATATATTGCTCCGGTTCCCGGCACAGATGCAGCAGTAGCAGCTGCCATTATGTATGAGCTTATTACTCAAACATGGGATGAAAATGGCGTCAAAGTAGGTAATAAGCTTGATGAGGAATTTATCCTTAGATATACTCATGGTTTTTTTGATGATCATGCTTATGACAGTTATCTAAGTATCCCAAAAACATTCCATAATGATGTTGATAGGACGAAATATATAGTGCCTGATGGATCCTCTATGAGTGCAATGGTAATGGGTTCTGATGATAGGTTGGTTAAAGCAGGTCTTAACGGAGCCACTTCAGTTTATCCTGATAAGATTGGCTACAATAACTATAATCCACAGGATCCAAGTGACCCACTTAAAGCTGCTTTAGTGCCAATATATGGAAGTGAGCCAAAAACACCTGAGTGGGCAGCAGATATTTCAGGTGTACCCGTCTCTGAAATTAAAAAACTTGCAAATATATTTGCTACAAAGAAAGTCACATTATGGTTAGGCGGCGGATTTCAGAGGCAATCTGAAGGTGAGCAAGGTCCATTGAGTTGCTATGCTTTAGGGGCAATTACTAAAAACTTCGGAGTTCCTGGTAGACATGTTGGTGTATATGGGGACAGGAAGCCTTTATCTTTCACTCTGGGTATGCCTGGCGGCACAAACTCAGTGGCACTTGACCTTTATGACACTACAAAGCTTACAGCTCCTAACTATACACCTTTTATAACAAGGAATACTTTTCCTGTTTTCATGTGGCATGATATAGCCAAGTATGGAGGCACAGGTAAGTCAATGTGGAATGACGGTCAAACAAAACGTATACCTACCAAAATGAAAGCATTTATGAACTTTGGGGGTAATTGTCTAGTTAACCAGTGTGGTGATTATAATGTTATTTCTGAGATTATAAAAGATAAGAATAATATTGAACTTATTGTTAATTCAGATCAGTTTATGACACCTTCTGCAAAGTTTTCTGACTATATACTTCCTGCGGCAACGGCTTTTGAAAAAGAAGGTGCATGCGATGGTTGGCTTGCAGGTGACTCGCTAATATGTATGAATAAAGCTGTGGAGCCCCAAGGTGAAGCGAAACCCGATTATGAAATAGCATCACTTTTAGCTGATAAAATGGGAATGAAAAATGACTTTACTGAAGGTAAAACAGTAGATGACTGGAGAAGAGAAAGTGTAGTGCCTATACTTCAGAAATATAATGCAAATATGACGTATGAAGAGTGGAAAGAAAAAGGTATATTCAGTCTTGATGAATCATATGGTATAACAGACCCTTTAAAAGCATTTAGATCAAATCCTTCATCAAATCCTCTTATGACGCCTACTGGTAAGTTTGAGATATACAGCCAGGCCATGGTGGAAGACTATGAAGCAAGGGGATACGGTAATGATGATAACAGAATAACACTAAATGGTTCTTTACATGATGGTAAACAAACAGGTAAGTTTGTCTATGCAATACCAATGTTTATACCCATTTTGGAAGGTATCTTTGCTAATGGCAAACATCCAGACCCTCAAAACTTAGATAGTGAATATCCTTTGACACTCAATGGCTGGCATATGATGTATAGGTCACACTCAACACATAATAATAATGCCTATTTAAATGAAGTTTTTAAAAGAAGTCTAAAGGGCAAAGAAGCTTTTCTTGACTACAAAAACAGAGAAGTTGGTAATGTTTGGGATGATGGAGTATATGAGCCTGTAGTGATCAACCCTGCTGATGCAAACACTTATAAAGTTTCAACAGGGGATAGAGTTGTTGTTGCTAACCATAGGGGCAGTATATATGCAACTGCTGTCATTTCTGAAAGAGTCAGAAAAGGTATAGTAGCTATGGGACAAGGTGGGTGGTCAAACGGTGACAACGCCAAAGGTAGACCCGACATTGGCGGCAATATTAATAATTTGACAAAGCTTAGACCATCACGAATATGCCAAGGTATGACTCTAGGGGCAGATACTAGAGTCAAGATCGAGAAAGCATAA